The following proteins come from a genomic window of Pectobacterium actinidiae:
- a CDS encoding cyclase family protein, with product MTLDQIIAELQKKKWVDLTHAVTESIPIFSAFEGVLQRETLFNVEEHGFFAQSVTFATQTGTHIDAPGHFVAGKRYLDRIDNKELLLPLVVLHKQDAVARDPDYRLSVDDILTFEREYGEIPSGSFVAFASGWSTRWPDSDAFANRDEQGNSHTPGWSLEALTFLFEERGISAVGHETLDTDSAADFRRNNGLIGEFFVLNQNAWQVEVLNNLHQLPPTGAYIHVSYPNFADAPGFPVRAIAYLPDNA from the coding sequence ATGACGCTAGACCAGATTATTGCCGAGTTACAGAAGAAGAAATGGGTCGATCTCACGCATGCGGTGACGGAGTCGATTCCTATTTTTAGCGCGTTTGAAGGTGTGTTGCAGCGCGAGACGCTATTTAACGTTGAAGAGCATGGCTTTTTCGCACAGTCCGTGACATTCGCGACGCAGACGGGGACGCATATTGATGCGCCGGGGCATTTTGTCGCGGGCAAACGTTATCTGGATCGTATTGATAATAAAGAGCTATTGCTGCCGCTAGTGGTGCTCCACAAACAAGACGCCGTTGCGCGCGATCCCGATTACCGCCTGTCGGTTGATGACATTCTGACGTTTGAGCGCGAATACGGGGAAATCCCGTCAGGCAGCTTTGTCGCGTTTGCCAGCGGCTGGAGCACGCGCTGGCCAGATAGTGATGCCTTCGCCAATAGAGACGAACAGGGCAACAGCCATACGCCGGGTTGGTCGCTTGAGGCGCTGACGTTCCTGTTTGAAGAGCGCGGCATTAGCGCGGTGGGGCACGAAACGTTGGATACGGATTCCGCCGCTGATTTCCGTCGCAATAACGGGCTTATCGGCGAATTCTTCGTGTTGAACCAAAATGCCTGGCAGGTCGAGGTACTGAATAACCTGCATCAGCTGCCGCCTACTGGCGCTTATATTCACGTCAGCTACCCCAATTTCGCTGATGCACCCGGCTTCCCTGTTCGTGCCATTGCCTATTTGCCGGACAACGCCTGA
- the dapF gene encoding diaminopimelate epimerase has protein sequence MQFAKMHGLGNDFMVVDAVTQNVYFSPELIRRLADRHCGVGFDQLLVVEPPYDPELDFHYRIFNADGSEVAQCGNGARCFARFVRLKGLTNKRDIAVSTQTGRMVLSVTDDELVRVNMGEPNFEPQQVPFRAVKAEKTYIMRADEHTVLCGVVSMGNPHCVIQVEDVDTAKVETLGPLLESHERFPERANIGFMQIVDSHTVRLRVYERGAGETQACGSGACAAVAVGIQQGLLSASVRVSLPGGELDIQWDGPGHPLFMTGPATHVYDGFIHL, from the coding sequence ATGCAGTTCGCTAAGATGCACGGATTAGGCAACGATTTCATGGTTGTTGATGCCGTTACGCAAAACGTTTATTTTTCACCCGAATTGATTCGCCGTTTGGCGGATCGACATTGTGGTGTAGGGTTCGACCAACTGCTGGTCGTCGAGCCGCCTTACGATCCTGAACTGGATTTTCATTACCGCATTTTTAACGCGGATGGCAGCGAAGTGGCACAGTGCGGTAATGGCGCGCGCTGCTTTGCTCGCTTTGTCCGCTTGAAAGGGTTAACTAACAAGCGCGACATCGCCGTCAGTACGCAGACTGGCCGGATGGTACTGTCTGTGACGGATGATGAACTGGTGCGCGTCAACATGGGCGAACCCAATTTCGAGCCGCAACAGGTGCCTTTTCGCGCGGTCAAAGCGGAGAAAACCTACATCATGCGTGCCGACGAGCACACGGTGCTGTGTGGCGTGGTGTCGATGGGCAACCCGCACTGTGTGATTCAGGTTGAGGATGTGGACACGGCGAAGGTGGAAACGCTGGGGCCGCTGCTGGAAAGCCACGAGCGTTTTCCCGAGCGTGCCAACATTGGTTTTATGCAAATTGTTGATAGCCACACTGTCCGTCTGCGGGTGTACGAGCGTGGTGCGGGAGAAACGCAGGCGTGCGGTAGCGGCGCGTGTGCTGCCGTGGCGGTGGGGATCCAGCAGGGGTTATTGTCCGCGAGCGTTCGCGTATCTCTGCCGGGCGGGGAGTTGGATATCCAGTGGGATGGGCCGGGACATCCGTTATTCATGACCGGGCCTGCAACGCATGTCTACGATGGATTTATTCATTTATGA
- a CDS encoding DUF484 domain-containing protein has translation MKNVEEQAEREIALSDEMVLQFLQQNPDFFIRNARPVEQMRIPHPVRGTVSLVEWQLARQRNHITQLEEEITLLMEQAGANEVLFNRLLGLQTELASADSLTDMLDRLQRWARQLGLAGATVRLFSDKWRIGAPSGFTHLGLNRSTFEPLRIQRFGQKNHYLGSLNGPELLLLLPQARQVGSVALSLMGNHHDLGVLIFSSRDSHHYQDGMGTVLLQQMAMMLPAMLARWVERV, from the coding sequence ATGAAGAATGTCGAGGAACAGGCAGAACGTGAGATCGCACTCAGTGACGAGATGGTTTTGCAGTTCCTGCAACAGAATCCCGATTTTTTTATCCGTAATGCGCGTCCCGTCGAGCAGATGCGCATTCCTCACCCCGTCCGGGGAACCGTGTCGCTGGTGGAATGGCAGTTGGCACGTCAGCGTAACCACATTACGCAGCTTGAGGAAGAAATCACGCTGTTGATGGAACAGGCGGGTGCGAACGAAGTGCTGTTTAATCGCCTGCTCGGGTTACAAACCGAATTGGCCTCTGCGGACAGCCTGACGGATATGCTGGATCGCTTGCAGCGCTGGGCGCGTCAGCTTGGCCTGGCGGGCGCAACCGTTCGTCTATTCAGCGATAAATGGCGTATTGGTGCGCCTTCTGGGTTTACCCATCTTGGGCTTAATCGCTCCACGTTTGAGCCGTTGCGCATTCAGCGCTTCGGGCAAAAGAATCATTACCTCGGCAGTTTGAACGGGCCTGAACTGTTGCTCCTGCTGCCGCAGGCCAGGCAGGTTGGGTCGGTCGCGCTATCGCTGATGGGAAATCACCACGATTTGGGCGTGCTGATTTTCAGCAGCCGCGACAGCCATCATTATCAGGATGGCATGGGAACCGTGTTGCTCCAGCAAATGGCCATGATGCTGCCAGCGATGCTGGCGCGCTGGGTTGAGCGGGTATGA
- the uvrD gene encoding DNA helicase II → MDVSDLLDGLNDKQRDAVAAPRSNLLVLAGAGSGKTRVLVHRIAWLLSVENCSPYSIMAVTFTNKAAAEMRHRIDHLIGTSQGGMWIGTFHGLAHRLLRAHHMDANLPQDFQILDSDDQLRLLKRLIRALNLDEKQWPPRQAMWFINGKKDEGLRPQHIESYGNPIEQTWQRVYQAYQEACERAGLVDFAELLLRAHELWLNKPHVLNHYRERFTNILVDEFQDTNRIQYAWIRMLAGDSAKVMIVGDDDQSIYGWRGAQVENIQLFLKDFAGAETIRLEQNYRSTSNILKAANALIAHNGGRLGKNLWTDGVEGEPISLYCAFNELDEARYVVNRIKAWQENGGALSDNAILYRSNAQSRVLEEALLQQSMPYRIYGGMRFFERQEIKDALAYLRLIANRNDDAAFERVVNTPTRGIGDRTLDVVRQTARDRQLTLWQSTRALLQEKVLAGRAAASLQRFIELIDALAYETSELPLHIQTDRAIKDSGLWSMYEQEKGEKGQARVENLEELVTATRQFSYQEEDQDLMPLQAFLSHAALEAGEGQADANQDAVQLMTLHSAKGLEFPQVFIVGMEEGMFPSQMSLDEGGRLEEERRLAYVGVTRAMQKLTITYAESRRLYGKEAYHRPSRFVGELPEECVEEVRLRASVSRPVNHQRLGTPITQNDSGYKLGQRVRHAKFGEGTIVNLEGSGDHARLQVAFQGQGIKWLVAAYARLETV, encoded by the coding sequence ATGGACGTTTCTGATCTGCTCGATGGCCTCAACGACAAACAGCGTGACGCGGTAGCCGCGCCGCGCAGCAATTTATTGGTGCTGGCGGGGGCAGGCAGCGGCAAAACTCGGGTACTGGTACATCGCATTGCCTGGCTCTTGTCCGTCGAAAACTGTTCGCCTTACTCCATCATGGCGGTGACGTTTACCAACAAAGCGGCGGCGGAGATGCGCCACCGTATCGACCATCTGATCGGGACCAGTCAGGGTGGTATGTGGATTGGTACTTTCCACGGGCTGGCACACCGCCTGCTGCGTGCGCACCATATGGATGCCAATCTGCCACAGGATTTCCAGATTCTGGACAGCGACGATCAGTTGCGTCTGCTGAAGCGGTTGATTCGGGCGCTCAATCTGGATGAGAAACAGTGGCCACCGCGTCAGGCGATGTGGTTCATCAACGGGAAGAAAGATGAAGGTCTGCGCCCGCAGCACATTGAAAGCTACGGCAATCCGATCGAGCAAACGTGGCAGCGCGTCTATCAGGCCTATCAGGAAGCGTGCGAGCGCGCCGGGCTGGTGGATTTTGCCGAACTGCTGCTGCGTGCGCACGAACTGTGGCTGAACAAGCCGCATGTGCTGAACCACTATCGCGAACGTTTTACCAATATTCTGGTGGACGAATTCCAGGACACCAACCGCATTCAATACGCCTGGATCCGCATGCTGGCAGGCGACAGTGCCAAGGTGATGATCGTCGGGGATGACGATCAGTCGATTTACGGCTGGCGCGGGGCGCAGGTCGAGAATATTCAGCTGTTCCTGAAGGATTTCGCTGGCGCAGAAACCATCCGTCTGGAGCAGAACTATCGTTCGACCAGCAACATCCTGAAAGCAGCGAATGCGCTGATTGCCCACAACGGTGGACGTCTCGGCAAGAACCTGTGGACGGACGGGGTTGAGGGCGAGCCGATTTCGCTTTACTGCGCATTCAACGAATTGGATGAGGCGCGTTACGTCGTCAACCGGATTAAAGCCTGGCAGGAAAATGGCGGTGCGCTGAGCGATAACGCCATTCTTTACCGGAGCAACGCCCAGTCGCGCGTACTGGAAGAGGCGCTGTTACAGCAGAGTATGCCGTACCGCATCTACGGCGGCATGCGCTTCTTCGAACGTCAGGAAATCAAAGATGCGCTGGCTTATCTGCGCCTTATCGCCAATCGTAACGACGATGCGGCGTTCGAGCGAGTGGTGAATACGCCGACGCGCGGCATTGGCGATCGCACGCTGGACGTAGTGCGCCAGACGGCACGCGATCGTCAGTTGACGCTGTGGCAATCCACGCGGGCGCTGTTGCAGGAGAAAGTACTGGCTGGGCGGGCGGCGGCATCGCTGCAACGCTTTATCGAGCTGATTGATGCGCTGGCCTATGAAACTTCTGAGCTGCCGCTGCATATTCAAACCGACCGGGCGATTAAGGATTCCGGCCTGTGGAGCATGTACGAACAGGAAAAAGGCGAGAAAGGGCAGGCACGAGTAGAAAACCTGGAGGAATTGGTGACGGCCACGCGCCAGTTCAGCTATCAGGAAGAAGATCAGGATCTGATGCCGCTACAGGCTTTCCTGTCGCATGCTGCGCTGGAAGCGGGTGAAGGTCAGGCAGATGCCAATCAGGATGCGGTACAGCTTATGACGCTGCATTCGGCAAAAGGGCTGGAGTTCCCGCAGGTGTTTATCGTCGGTATGGAAGAAGGCATGTTCCCAAGCCAGATGTCGCTGGATGAAGGTGGACGTTTGGAGGAAGAGCGTCGTTTGGCTTATGTCGGCGTCACGCGTGCGATGCAAAAGCTGACGATAACCTACGCGGAATCCCGCCGTTTATACGGCAAAGAAGCCTATCACCGGCCTTCCCGATTTGTCGGTGAACTGCCGGAAGAGTGTGTGGAAGAAGTGAGGCTACGCGCCAGCGTCTCCCGCCCGGTGAATCATCAGCGCCTCGGCACACCGATAACCCAAAACGACAGCGGCTACAAATTGGGGCAGCGGGTTCGCCATGCCAAGTTCGGCGAAGGCACGATCGTGAATCTGGAAGGCAGTGGCGATCACGCCCGCCTTCAGGTTGCGTTTCAGGGGCAGGGCATTAAATGGCTGGTTGCCGCCTATGCCCGGCTGGAAACGGTGTAA
- the corA gene encoding magnesium/cobalt transporter CorA, whose protein sequence is MLSAFKLDNCRLSRLELDDSDDLTTSVWVDLIEPEDDEREKVQNELGQSLATRPELEDIEASARFFEDEDGLHIHSFFFFEDADDHAGNSTVAFTIRDGRLYTLRERELPAFRLYRMRARNQTLVDGNAYELLLDLFETKIEQLADEIENIYSDLESLSRIIMEGRQGDEYDDALSTLAELEDVGWKVRLCLMDTQRALNFLVRKARLPSGQLEQAREILRDIESLLPHNESLFQKVNFLMQAAMGFINIEQSRIIKIFSVVSVVFLPPTLVASSYGMNFEFMPELRWSFGYPGAIVLMILAGLAPYLYFKRKNWL, encoded by the coding sequence ATGCTGAGCGCATTTAAACTGGATAATTGCCGTTTATCTCGTCTGGAACTGGATGACTCCGATGATCTCACCACGTCAGTTTGGGTCGATTTGATCGAGCCGGAAGACGATGAGCGTGAAAAAGTACAAAACGAACTGGGACAAAGCCTGGCAACCCGCCCGGAACTGGAAGACATTGAAGCGTCGGCGCGTTTTTTTGAAGACGAAGACGGCCTGCATATTCACTCCTTTTTCTTTTTTGAAGATGCTGACGATCACGCTGGTAACTCTACCGTGGCGTTTACTATTCGCGATGGTCGCCTGTACACCTTGCGCGAGCGTGAACTACCTGCGTTCCGCCTTTATCGCATGCGCGCCCGTAACCAAACGCTGGTAGACGGCAATGCTTACGAACTGCTGCTCGATCTCTTTGAGACTAAAATTGAGCAGTTGGCGGACGAAATCGAGAACATCTACAGTGATTTGGAATCGCTGAGCCGCATCATCATGGAAGGGCGTCAGGGAGACGAGTACGACGACGCGTTGTCAACGCTGGCGGAACTGGAGGATGTGGGCTGGAAGGTTCGCCTGTGTCTGATGGATACCCAGCGCGCGCTGAACTTTCTGGTGCGTAAAGCCCGCTTGCCATCCGGCCAGTTGGAGCAGGCGCGCGAAATTCTGCGCGACATCGAGTCTCTGCTGCCGCACAACGAATCCCTGTTCCAGAAGGTTAACTTCCTGATGCAGGCGGCGATGGGCTTCATCAACATCGAGCAGAGCCGGATTATCAAGATCTTCTCGGTGGTTTCCGTGGTGTTCCTGCCACCGACGCTGGTGGCATCAAGCTACGGAATGAACTTCGAATTCATGCCGGAGCTGAGATGGTCGTTTGGCTATCCGGGCGCGATCGTGTTGATGATCCTTGCCGGACTGGCGCCGTACCTCTACTTCAAACGTAAAAACTGGCTCTAA
- the rarD gene encoding EamA family transporter RarD: MNAQQTREGIFFALAAYFIWGIAPVYFKLLEHVPPNEILTHRIIWSFFFMLILLTIGRKWRQVSLACRNVKHLFLLALTAVLIGGNWLLYIWAVNNHHMLEASLGYFINPLVNVMLGMIFLGERFRRLQWLAVLLAVTGVLVQLWTFGSLPIIALGLAFSFALYGLLRKKIGIDGQTGMLIETLWLLPIAVIYLFFIADTPSSHLTANPWSLNLLLLSAGIVTTVPLLFFTSAAMRLRLSTLGFFQYLGPTIMFMLAVVFYGEAFSSDKLVTFAFIWGALGLFILDAIYTQRKLRRTPATVSPPPHDGK; the protein is encoded by the coding sequence ATGAACGCGCAACAAACCCGTGAGGGGATCTTTTTCGCCCTCGCCGCGTATTTTATTTGGGGAATTGCTCCCGTTTACTTCAAGCTGCTTGAGCACGTTCCACCCAATGAAATACTGACACACCGTATTATCTGGTCATTCTTCTTTATGCTGATCTTGCTGACCATCGGCCGGAAGTGGCGTCAGGTGAGCCTTGCCTGCCGTAACGTCAAGCATCTGTTTCTGTTGGCATTAACAGCGGTGCTTATTGGCGGGAATTGGCTGTTGTATATCTGGGCGGTCAACAACCATCACATGCTGGAAGCCAGTCTGGGGTATTTTATCAACCCGCTGGTCAACGTCATGCTAGGCATGATCTTTCTGGGCGAACGCTTTCGCCGTCTGCAATGGCTAGCCGTGCTGCTTGCCGTGACGGGCGTACTGGTTCAGCTGTGGACATTCGGATCGCTGCCGATTATCGCGCTCGGGCTGGCATTCAGTTTCGCGTTATACGGTTTACTGCGTAAGAAGATTGGCATCGACGGGCAAACCGGCATGCTAATCGAAACGCTGTGGCTGTTGCCGATTGCGGTCATTTATCTGTTTTTTATTGCCGACACGCCAAGCAGTCATCTGACAGCCAACCCTTGGTCGCTGAATCTGCTGCTGCTCTCGGCAGGCATCGTCACCACGGTCCCGCTATTGTTCTTTACGTCGGCAGCGATGCGCCTACGCCTGTCGACGCTCGGCTTTTTCCAGTACCTCGGCCCTACCATCATGTTCATGCTGGCAGTGGTGTTCTACGGTGAAGCGTTTAGCAGCGACAAACTGGTAACGTTTGCTTTCATCTGGGGTGCGCTAGGGTTGTTCATTCTGGATGCAATTTATACACAGCGTAAGCTGCGGCGCACGCCAGCTACAGTTTCCCCGCCGCCACACGACGGGAAATAA
- the xerC gene encoding tyrosine recombinase XerC translates to MSRQPAPSEVPSSSPLQTDVDAFLRYLKVERQLSPLTQTSYSRQLSAVITILSAAAVTDWRRLDASGVRSVVSRSKRDGLHSGSLALRLSALRSFLDWMVSRGVLAANPAKGVSAPRAGRPLPKNMDVDETNRLLEINVDDPLAVRDRTMLEVMYGAGLRLAELVGMDYQHIDLASGEVWVMGKGSKERKLPIGKTAVTWLERWLALRELFGPQDDAVFISNQGRRISMRNVQKRFAEWGIKQGVNSHVHPHKLRHSFATHMLESSGDLRAVQELLGHANLTTTQIYTHLDFQHLASVYDAAHPRAKRGKP, encoded by the coding sequence ATGAGCCGGCAGCCCGCGCCATCGGAGGTTCCTTCCTCTTCGCCGTTACAAACCGATGTCGATGCGTTCCTGCGCTACTTGAAAGTAGAACGTCAGCTAAGTCCGCTGACGCAGACCAGCTATTCGCGCCAACTATCAGCGGTTATCACGATCCTTTCCGCTGCGGCTGTGACTGACTGGCGTAGACTGGATGCCTCTGGCGTGCGTTCTGTGGTGTCTCGCAGTAAGCGAGATGGGCTACATTCCGGCAGTCTGGCGCTACGTTTATCGGCATTACGCAGTTTTCTTGACTGGATGGTGTCGCGCGGTGTGCTGGCGGCAAACCCGGCTAAAGGGGTATCCGCGCCGCGAGCGGGTCGCCCATTACCCAAAAATATGGATGTGGATGAGACGAATCGCCTGCTGGAAATCAATGTGGACGATCCCCTCGCGGTGCGTGACCGTACGATGCTGGAAGTCATGTACGGTGCGGGGCTGCGTCTGGCGGAACTGGTCGGTATGGATTATCAGCACATCGATCTGGCAAGCGGTGAAGTCTGGGTGATGGGGAAAGGCAGTAAAGAGCGCAAATTGCCGATAGGAAAAACGGCGGTAACCTGGCTGGAACGCTGGCTGGCGCTGCGCGAACTATTTGGCCCACAGGATGATGCTGTGTTTATCTCTAATCAAGGGCGACGTATTTCGATGCGCAATGTGCAGAAGCGTTTCGCCGAATGGGGAATTAAGCAGGGCGTCAATAGTCATGTTCATCCTCATAAATTACGTCACTCCTTTGCGACGCACATGCTGGAATCCAGCGGCGATTTACGAGCGGTACAAGAGCTACTTGGCCACGCTAACCTGACCACGACGCAGATTTACACCCATCTTGATTTTCAACATTTAGCCTCCGTGTACGATGCCGCGCATCCACGCGCCAAACGAGGGAAACCCTGA
- a CDS encoding thioesterase family protein gives MADIPSFQGTTLTRDTVRQLVGEIFIYKMPFNIELGLELQQFEADKAVLTFARQDKLIGNAAQKILHGGVIAAGLDVAAGLVCVGNTLLRHETISEQEFHHRLARMGTIDMRVDYLRPGYGERFTITSTLLRGGNKIAVARAELHNEQGSHLASATATYIVG, from the coding sequence ATGGCTGACATCCCATCGTTTCAGGGAACCACACTAACCAGAGATACCGTGCGCCAGCTTGTTGGCGAGATTTTCATTTACAAAATGCCGTTTAATATCGAATTAGGTCTTGAATTACAGCAGTTTGAAGCCGACAAAGCCGTCTTGACGTTCGCTCGGCAGGATAAGCTCATCGGCAACGCAGCACAAAAGATCCTGCATGGCGGCGTGATTGCAGCCGGGTTGGACGTTGCCGCCGGATTAGTCTGCGTCGGCAACACGTTGCTGCGCCATGAGACGATCAGCGAGCAGGAATTTCATCATCGACTCGCACGCATGGGAACCATTGACATGCGGGTAGATTATCTACGTCCGGGCTATGGGGAACGCTTCACTATTACCAGCACGCTGCTGCGCGGTGGTAATAAAATCGCCGTTGCACGCGCCGAGCTGCATAACGAACAGGGTTCACATCTCGCTAGTGCCACCGCAACCTATATTGTTGGGTAA
- a CDS encoding AbrB family transcriptional regulator, producing MKGMSPWMQWGILLSVSLILGFGLQVYHVPAALLLGPMMVGVVMGLNGATIRIPPVCFAGSNAVLGCLVAQSLSFSILKPLMSEWPLVLFILLATLAASGLSGWLLVKFSELPGTTGTWGASPGGASAMVAMAGEFGADVRLVAFMQYLRVLMVTASAAFVARLSLGDEAAENSAMLVWFPALDWRFLATLGVAFGSAWLGRRLRIPSGALLGPMIIGSMLHASGTLQLQTPEWLLALAYALIGWSVGLCFTRPIFLLAIRTLPHMMTSIVGLMLLCGGMAWMVTKMMPVDMLTAFLATSPGGLDSIAIIAAGSRVDMAFVIAMQTLRLFSTLLFSPILSRFISRRVAAGKL from the coding sequence ATGAAAGGGATGTCACCGTGGATGCAATGGGGAATCCTGCTGTCGGTCTCATTAATTCTGGGGTTTGGGTTACAGGTTTACCACGTTCCCGCCGCGCTGTTGCTGGGGCCGATGATGGTTGGCGTCGTCATGGGGTTAAACGGTGCGACGATTCGCATCCCGCCTGTCTGCTTTGCGGGCAGCAATGCCGTTCTGGGCTGTCTGGTTGCACAAAGCCTGTCATTTTCCATCCTGAAACCGTTGATGAGCGAATGGCCGCTGGTGCTGTTCATTCTGCTGGCGACGCTGGCTGCCAGCGGGCTATCTGGTTGGCTGCTGGTCAAATTTAGTGAACTACCCGGCACGACCGGTACCTGGGGAGCATCGCCGGGCGGTGCGTCTGCGATGGTCGCGATGGCCGGAGAATTCGGCGCGGACGTGCGGCTGGTCGCCTTCATGCAATATTTACGCGTGTTGATGGTGACCGCTTCTGCCGCGTTTGTGGCACGCCTGAGTTTGGGCGACGAGGCGGCGGAAAACAGTGCGATGCTGGTCTGGTTTCCCGCACTGGACTGGCGCTTTCTGGCAACGCTCGGCGTAGCGTTTGGCAGTGCCTGGCTGGGAAGACGCTTGCGCATCCCCTCCGGTGCGCTGCTGGGGCCGATGATTATCGGTTCAATGCTGCATGCCAGCGGCACCTTGCAACTGCAAACCCCGGAATGGCTGCTGGCGTTGGCCTATGCCTTGATCGGCTGGAGCGTCGGGCTCTGCTTCACTCGCCCCATCTTTTTGCTGGCGATACGCACGCTGCCGCACATGATGACCTCGATAGTCGGATTGATGCTGCTGTGTGGCGGCATGGCGTGGATGGTGACGAAAATGATGCCGGTGGATATGCTGACCGCCTTTCTGGCGACCAGCCCCGGCGGGCTGGATTCGATTGCGATTATCGCCGCAGGTAGTCGGGTCGATATGGCATTTGTCATCGCCATGCAGACGCTGCGGCTGTTTTCGACGCTGTTATTCAGCCCGATCTTATCGCGCTTTATTTCCCGTCGTGTGGCGGCGGGGAAACTGTAG
- the ysgD gene encoding YsgD/CorL family protein: protein MDTPSRYWLTNLFIRYNF, encoded by the coding sequence TTGGACACACCCAGTCGATACTGGCTCACTAACCTGTTCATTAGGTACAACTTCTAA
- the pldA gene encoding phospholipase A, whose amino-acid sequence MRKIVLVLASLLTAQAHAEDTTNAPAPNQPAVRGSIIASLLQEHDTPFILYPYESNYILYTYTSNINKTAIQSYNWSDEARKDEVHYQLSLGFPIWRGILGGNSLLGASYTQRSWWQLSNKSESSPFRETDYEPQVFLGWATNYTFAGWTLRDVEMGFNHQSNGRSEPTSRSWNRAYMRLMAQNGNWQVDVKPWVRFSDSQDDNPDIIKYMGHYRLRVGYVWGESVFSAEGRYNWNSGYGGGELGWSYPLTRHVRFYTKVFSGYGESLIDYNHRQTRFGVGVTLNDMF is encoded by the coding sequence ATGCGTAAAATAGTACTCGTACTGGCGTCATTACTGACGGCACAGGCTCATGCTGAAGACACAACCAATGCGCCTGCGCCGAATCAACCGGCGGTACGTGGCAGTATTATCGCCAGCCTGTTACAAGAGCACGACACCCCGTTTATTCTCTATCCTTATGAAAGCAACTACATACTGTATACCTATACCAGCAACATCAATAAAACGGCGATACAAAGCTATAACTGGAGTGATGAAGCACGTAAAGACGAAGTGCATTACCAGTTGAGTCTGGGGTTCCCGATCTGGCGTGGCATTCTGGGGGGGAATTCGTTGTTGGGGGCGTCTTACACGCAGCGCTCGTGGTGGCAGTTGTCGAATAAAAGCGAGTCTTCTCCGTTCCGTGAAACTGACTATGAACCGCAGGTCTTTCTGGGCTGGGCGACCAACTACACCTTCGCGGGCTGGACGCTGCGGGATGTGGAAATGGGCTTTAATCACCAGTCTAACGGCCGTTCCGAACCGACGTCGCGCAGTTGGAATCGCGCTTATATGCGCCTGATGGCGCAGAACGGCAACTGGCAGGTCGATGTGAAGCCGTGGGTGCGTTTCTCCGACAGCCAGGATGACAATCCAGATATCATCAAATACATGGGTCATTATCGTTTACGTGTGGGTTATGTATGGGGTGAAAGCGTGTTTAGCGCCGAAGGTCGCTATAACTGGAACAGCGGCTACGGCGGGGGGGAACTGGGCTGGAGCTACCCGCTGACGCGTCATGTCCGTTTCTACACCAAGGTGTTTAGTGGCTACGGTGAATCCCTGATTGATTACAACCACCGTCAGACCCGTTTTGGCGTTGGGGTGACGCTGAACGACATGTTTTAA
- the yigB gene encoding 5-amino-6-(5-phospho-D-ribitylamino)uracil phosphatase YigB — MHFYRSLGPIRAITFDLDDTLYDNADVIRRTGQESIHFLQQYHPALRDFQADDFQNLRQTLLEREPDIYHDVTEWRRRAAELAMLERGLSATEAKDGAKAAMENFAHWRSQITITEETHQTLAALAEKVPLAAITNGNAEPHRFGLDRYFSFILRAGPHGRAKPFDDMYHLAAEKLNLPLQEILHVGDDLTTDVAGSIRCGMQACWINLREGSLTQIGDARLLPHIEISRLASLSALL; from the coding sequence ATGCATTTTTACCGCTCTCTTGGCCCGATCCGGGCGATCACGTTCGATCTGGATGATACGCTGTACGATAACGCGGACGTCATTCGACGCACGGGGCAAGAGTCAATCCACTTTCTGCAACAGTACCATCCTGCACTTCGTGACTTTCAGGCAGATGACTTTCAGAATTTACGCCAGACCTTGCTTGAACGCGAGCCGGACATCTATCACGACGTGACCGAATGGCGTCGTCGTGCGGCTGAACTGGCAATGCTGGAACGTGGACTGAGTGCCACAGAAGCTAAGGATGGCGCAAAAGCGGCAATGGAAAATTTTGCCCATTGGCGTAGCCAAATTACGATTACGGAAGAAACCCACCAGACGCTGGCGGCGTTAGCCGAGAAAGTGCCACTGGCGGCGATCACCAATGGCAACGCGGAACCACACCGGTTCGGCCTCGACCGCTATTTTTCCTTCATCCTGCGCGCGGGTCCGCACGGCCGTGCTAAGCCGTTTGATGACATGTACCATTTGGCGGCAGAAAAGCTCAATCTGCCGTTGCAGGAAATCTTACATGTCGGTGACGATCTCACGACCGATGTCGCAGGGTCGATCCGCTGCGGTATGCAGGCCTGCTGGATTAACCTGCGTGAAGGCAGCCTGACGCAAATTGGCGATGCTCGACTGCTGCCACATATTGAAATTTCGCGGTTGGCATCGCTGTCGGCGTTGTTATAA